In the Maniola hyperantus chromosome 13, iAphHyp1.2, whole genome shotgun sequence genome, TTTACGTAATAGTAGTTAATATTCTGTGGTTTTGGTCTATCAGTAGTCTGTACCAACCGCTCAAATACGCAACGCGTAGATACACGCTCAACGGAGCATATTATCAGAAATTGTCTGTCAGAAAACTTTATCACACTCGGCGATATGAAGCTTACGTCCAATCCGGCAAAATTCTGACTGTCTGCGGCATGTTTGAGGGAtctagtgcaaaatgtcgggtACTAGTAGCCACACTGTTCATACAGTGCCTTCTAGTACCCCTCCGATTTTTGTCTTTACTTTCATACGATAATAATGAGTaagatattggggccgattctcttgaacacaatctctaaactaaactaaattaacaggtctaaatctagtgctatccttttccgcaagcaacattataaaagggatagcaacatatttagacgtgccattttagtttagtttagagattgtgtacaagagaattagccacaataacagtcttaatattttttcagattaACAGTCCGCAAAGAAGGACCCAACAAAGGTCGCCAATTTTACGGGTGTCCTAAAGAAAGTAACGCACGTTGTACCTTCTTCCAATGGGCCGATGGAGAGACTAATACAGGTATGTACTtactgtacgcggcagaaaataatgtacatcgacctttagaaggagatagcggatttgtagagcattatgtctctgtcattgagaccgaccaaAGGTCAcatatatgagtgacagagacaacgctctacaaagccgaaatgtcattcgaaaggccgatgtacattattttctgctgcgtactgtacataatagTCTTTATTTTTGCCGTTTAGAATGCATCCTTGCTTTTggctccgtacccgaagggtgccaaaggGCCCTATTACtaggcctccgctgtccgtccgtccgtctgtctgtcagcggacagTATCTCATCATGAACCGTCTTAGgtagatagttgaaattttcacggagtgtgtatttctttaccgctataacaagaaataataaaaaatcaagatGGAAAGTTATagaatggccgccatgcaaattaaaagtttaaaaagtacAGTGTTATATCTTAAGTAAGATagtggaacccttcgtgtacgcgagtctgactcatcCTTGACCGTTTTTTTCGTCTTACGATGATGTTTTCTTTATAGGTTGGGGTGGTCAAGAAAGTTATAGCAGCGCTGGACGCGGGAGAGGGAGGGGCGGCAGAGGAGGGGGAGGGGGGACGGCGAGCGAGGGGGAGACACGCACGCGCAAGTGTGGCCTGTGCCGGCAGGAGGGACACACTAGAAATAGATGCCCTAACAACCAGTGAATAAGGTCGAATTGACATTAGATCAATTCGCAAAAACTACCCGTTAACTGATACTGtgttatatattaatatagtcCGCAACGGGTCAAGATGGGATCAGGGATCGGGGAAGtaaggccccgcacacccgcgcttacccggtgctgGCGAGCGCGGTTGTGGGGCGTGTGTGTcttctcccccccccccccccccgcctcatacctcgattaccatctcaacctgtcgcgtatggAAGTggcaacaacaactgtacatagtttcaactcaatcagaTAAACAACACATGAATGCATAGATAAAGGGCAGACACGTAAATTGCTGATAAATGTGATATAGTAGAATttcttataaataattttattttttcctaAGCTATGAGTATAAGTGAAATAATATCAAATATGCTTGAGTAGCATTTGTATTAAATATTccaattattgtaaataaaaataaaactatacatttatttgctttttattcgttataataattatgtacactTATCAGACAAACCCTCTGATTTTAgggttaaaagttaaaatagggCCTAAGGTTGGGATCCAACGAATTTTTAAATTGGTAATGGTATACATACTTTACACAAATTTTAGGGTCCCACTTTCATTTTCCAAAATATAGGGAACCTGTAAGGGCCGTGAGGAATCGTCGCAATTTTGATATGATGCCCATTTTGcagattttttcaaatttcacaAAATCAAAAGTTTATTCAATTCTAGACAAAAAAGTTATTTAGTACAATTTGTAATATAAGTAAATTATCATGTACAAGAAATTAGGcttcgaaaaatctgaaaaatagagtatatttttaaagatgtcactaaggcgccatctccacggacaaAGGGCTCGCAACAAGTCCGAACCACTAACCTCGGCGACACTATCGCCCTGTTGAGATACATAGGTATGATAAGACTTGTGTAGAATTTGGTGGCAcggagttttattttattcaggtacaagttagcccttgactgcaatctcaactggttgtaagtgatgatgcagtctaaaatgaaaGCGGGCTTACCCGGAAGGGGTacggtagtttttattaaacccataatccatatacctctttggtttctacacgacatcatACCGGCGCGCGgcgggtgattacgtaaaacgttgcagtagcgattgcaacgcgacagcagtagcaatgcgaccgttcatttgctgtctctcttcttcttttgctttgtggctattgctgtctctctctagccggacgtttgacagcaatgatcgcgagatttacgcctgtcgcgagatacgtaatcaccccgccgaccgctaaatcgctttgccagtagggtggtaattgggtatttgactatatcaaaaataaattatttctcagtgaatattaaatagaggatgttccaaaataagtaaaatccacgtcctttgttagttttaagtgtaataaccattttaaattatcgattaaactaaaaaagtacgtcattatggttgcgacgtcacattccagtatttcacagaaactcgcatactaagcgcgcgttttgaggtttgataaaaagtcactgatttcaaattgtcaaataccgtattagccacggccgaagcccacCAGACATAATATGACGGCACCTAAACTGCAGTtaccatttttgttttttacttTTCGTCTTCAAAGAGCCCGTACTCTGCGCTCGCTGCAGCTCCTGTTCCGCTTCCACAGTCTTGTCCGTCATCATATCGAGCAGTATTTCGAACTTCAGCctcaacatattattttcttcttcgAGCTGTTCCAACTCCTTTTTGAGGCGCATGTTTTCTTTATGCGATACGCCAGCTCTACCTGATGCTGAGGAGTTAAAAAGTAGAATTTGAACCCATTATTAGTCAATTATTGAAGCTATGTgggttttaactttttaagcattaaatatcacttgctttaatggttaaAAAGCCATTGTTAGGAAACCTACATGTCTTTTTCACTTGGTCAGCGAGGTGGACAATGGCCTTAAACTTTCTCATTTTGAAGGAGGACCCATTCTCAAAAGTAAGTCGGCAATAGGACGATTGAGATTATTAAGAATTAGATAATTATTAGATGATTTTATTAGGATAGGCAATTGAGATGATTGGTCCATAGGCTAACTGGGTTCAAAAATGCGTGCAGTCCACCAAATGGTACTTAATATTAGTTTAAGCAGCATACATAGTAAAAAAGATATCAATATTTTGACCTGGTATGTTTACACTAAAGTTGTGTGCAACCGAAATGCAGGTACCGGTAAATGAgctaatcaataaaaaatacctacctggTATCCATTGGCCTTCCTCAAAAGATAGTTCAAAATCTCCCAATTTCAACTTAAGTGGTGGAACGTCTATTGACAACTCTCTTGCTGCAAACTCGCTGCCGAACTCGTTTTTCAACACTGAGGTATCTTGTCTTCTAACAGGGATCGTTTTTGGTGAAAATTTATTACTAAATAAAggcattttttgtaaaaagcaataattgttttattgtttACAACCTTTTTACAACATCGAGCACAATAAAATGTTTACAACGATGACAATGTATTTGTTGTGAAACGACAGGTTACCATGGCAACGGAGTCAAAAGGGAAAAAAAGAGGCCCTATGTGGGCCCTATTGTAGGTTTATTTGGATGGGGTTAACTCTTGGACGAGTCAAAGGGTAAaccaaaacttaatttttttcggaattttgttGGAATTCATAGAGTACTTAATTGACTAATTGACTAAATATgtggaaatatttttatatccacATAATCATATTAAGTACTATTTAGGAGGTaggaagaaataaaataaacaaatattaatataataccaTTTAATACTGTAATATTATTCGAGACAAAATATAAAACTGTAAAACTGAAATGTGTGTAAAAAATGtataagtacaataaataataataatttaccttacaatctaatatattatgtataatattgcTTGGATGGTTATGTGGAAGAATACAAATGATTTGTTCACGTTTTCAGTCGAAGTAACATCACAGCTGGCAACACTAGAACGATGGATCCGATTGTGTAAGTAGTGGCGGCGCCTGAACACCAGTACACTgaaaataaaaacgtttaaaGTTAACAACTGCTTTATAAATAACGTCACACGTCAACGTAAAGCAAAACAACTGTTTTACATTACAGATgtgtgaaaattcaatccctaatcAGGAAAAACaggtatttgtgtagtccacgcggacaaagtcgtggacataagctagtatttaaaatatattcctttcgtcaaaggttgcctggaagagatcgctttagcgataaggccgcctttacatgctacagctattagattaagatcctgtattgtgttttttcaatgtttactttgtgttgtgtgcaataaagtgtaaaataaataaataaataataaatatctttTGAATTGTATTATGGTTCCGTTTTAGCCGTAAAAAAGCCGTGACgattcgggaggtcgagggttcgatcctgggcacgcacctctgacttttcgaagTGTgtgtaagcaattaaatatcactttaacggtgaaggaaaacatcgtgaggaaacctgcatgcctgagagttctccatagtaaactcaaaggtgtgtgaagtctgccaatcagcacttggccagcgtggtgtacAATCCctgtagagagccggcgatggcttgatcatgatgatgatgctctgGGAGCTACAGCAGTAAAGCCGCCTCGCCCGCATATATGTATCAAGGGCGTCGGCTCACTGTATTTACGCTGTGG is a window encoding:
- the Cby gene encoding protein chibby homolog 1 is translated as MPLFSNKFSPKTIPVRRQDTSVLKNEFGSEFAARELSIDVPPLKLKLGDFELSFEEGQWIPASGRAGVSHKENMRLKKELEQLEEENNMLRLKFEILLDMMTDKTVEAEQELQRAQSTGSLKTKSKKQKW